From the Pseudomonas monsensis genome, the window GCGCCGACCGGTTCATCGAGAGGACGGAACAGCGCATCGCTGCCAAAACTCTGGTCGAACTGGCCGAGGTAGTTGAAGGTGACCGGTGCGTTGGGCAACGCCGCCATGCTGCGCTGACTGAGGTCATCGGCCAGATAACGCAGGACGCCATAGCCCAGGCCTTTGTGCGGCACCGCGCGCAGTTGCTCCTTGATCGCCTTGATCGAAGCGCCCTGCCCGGCCGCTTCTTCAATGTTGTGCGGGGTCAGGCGTAATGGATAGGCGCTGGTGAACCAGCCGACGGTGCGGGTCAGGTCGATCTCGTCGAACAGGGTTTCGCGGCCGTGGCCTTCGAGCTGAATCAGCGCCGACGGCTGCCCGCTCCAGCGGCACAAGACGCGGGCCAGCGCAGTCAGCAACAGGTCGTTGACCTGCGTGCGATAGGCACGCGGCGCCTGTTGCAGCAATTGTTGAGTACGCTCGGCATCGAGGTGCACGCTGACGGTTTGCGCATGCCGGTTCTGCCGTCCACCCTGCGGGTTTTCGCATGGCAGGTCGGCGCTCGGCCCGGCCAGTTGCGTCTGCCACCAGTTCAGTTCTTCGCGCAGGGATTCGCTGCCGGCGTAGGCCTGCAAGCGTGCCGTCCAGTCCTTGAAGGCACTGGTTTTCGCCGGCAGCTTCACCGCTTGTTCGGCGTCGAGTTGGCGATACACGGTTTGCAGATCGTCGAGCAGCACGCGCCACGAGACACCGTCGACCACCAAGTGATGGATCGCGATGAACAGCCGTTGCTGACCTTCGGGTCCATCGACCAGCAACGCGCGCAACAGCGGGCCGTGTTGCAGTTCGAGGCTGCGCTGGGCATCGGCGTACAACGCTTGGCACTGCTCCATCGCGGGCACCCGCACCTGCCACAACACATTGGCATCGGACACCGGTTGATGCGTGGCCTGCCACTGATCGTTGGCCTGGGTGAAGCGCAGACGCAAGGCGTCGTGCTGCTCGATCACCGCCAGCAGCGCCTGCTCCAGACGCTGCGGTTCCAGCGCCACGCTCGGCTCCAGCAGCAAGGCCTGGTTCCAGTGCTGACGCTCCGGGATTTCAGTGTCGAAGAACCAGTGCTGGATCGGCGTCAGCGCCGAGTCACCGCTGACCAGCCCCTGTTCGGCAGTCACTTGCTCGCTGCGGCTGGCGACCCCGGCGAGGGTCTGCACGGTCTGATGCTGGAACAGGTCCCGCGGGCTGAAATGGATGCCTTGCTGCCGCGCCCGACTGACCACTTGAATCGACAGAATCGAGTCGCCACCGAGTTCGAAGAAGTTGTCGTTGAGGCCGACCTGCTTGACGTTGAGCACTTCGCACCAGATCTGCGCCAGGGCCTGTTCCAGCTCGTTGCTCGGGGCGACGTAGTCCTGACGATTGAGCTCAGGGTCCGGCGCCGGCAAGGCGCGGCGGTCGAGTTTGCCGTTGGCGGTGAGTGGCATGCGCGCCAGCAGGATCAGGTGCGTCGGCACCATGTAGTCCGGCAGTTGCGCTTTGAGGTGCGCCTTCAATGCGTCGCGCAGTTCGGCCTGTTGTACTTCACCTTGCTCGGCGACTTCGCTGACCAGATAGGCAACCAGTTGTTTGCCGCTCGGCGCATCCAGCGCCAGCACCACCGCTTCACGGATCGAAGCGTGATCAAGCAGGCGGGTTTCGATCTCGCCCAGTTCGATGCGGAAACCACGAATTTTCACCTGATGGTCGATCCGCCCCAGATACTCCACCAAGCCATCGGCACGCTGGCGCACCAGGTCGCCGGTGCGGTACATGCGCCCGCCATTCGCGGCAAACGGGTCGGCGACAAAACGCTCGGCCGTGATGCCCGGGCGGTCGTGATAACCCTGCGCCAGACCGGCGCCGCCGACGAACAACTCACCGGTCGCGCCTTGCGGCACCAGCGCCAGATCGGCGTCGAGGATGTACGCCAGGCGGTCGCCGATCACGCTGCCGATCGGCACGCTGCCGGCGCCTTCTTCCAGCACTTCCGGGGCCAGACTGGCGAGTGGCATGACCACGGTTTCGGTCGGGCCGTAGGCGTTGAAAAACAGGCTCGGTTTGAACGCAGCGCGAATCCGCTGCAGGTGTTCACCGGTCAGCGCTTCGCCGCCGGTGATGATCATCCGCACCGGCAGCGTTTGATTTTGCGTGGCGAGGAACTGCGCCAACTGGCTGCCGTAGCTCGGGGTGAAACCGAGTACGTTGATCTTGTGGCGGCGGATCAAACCGCAGATTTCTTCGGCATCCCACTGCCCTTGCGCCCGCAGCACCACTTGCGCGCCGCTGAGCAGCGGCACCAGCAGCCGCTCGGTGGCGGCGTCGAAGTTGATCGAATAGAAGTGCAGTTCGCAGTCGTCCGGGCGCATGCCGAAACGCGTGATCACGGCCTGGCAGTGCATGGCGATTTCGCCGTGAGAAACCACCACACCCTTCGGTTTACCGGTCGAACCGGAGGTGTAAATCAGGTACGCCTGATGCTGCGGCAAGCTGATCAACGGCAGCTCGGTGGCCGGGTAGCCGGCCAGTGCCGGACTGTCTTCTTCCAGGCTCCAGCGCGCCACGCTCGGCGGCAGATCACCAAGAGCATTGAACATTGCCCGATCGCTGAGCAGCAGACCAATGCGGCTGTCTTCGATCATGTAGTGCAAACGGTCGAGCGGATATTCCGGGTCCAGCGGCACGTACGCGCCGCCGGCCTTGAGAATCGCCAGCAGGCCGACAACCATTTCCAGCGAGCGCTCCAGCGCCAGACCGACCCGCACTTGCGGACCGACGCCGCGTTCACGCAGGGCCCAGGCCAGGCGATTGGCGCGGGCGTCGAGTTCGGCGTAGCTCAGGGTCTGCCCGGCGAACGTCAGGGCCGGCGCGTCTTTACGGGCCAGCGCCTGCTCGGCGAACAGGTGATGGATGCACTGATCGAGGCGATGTTCGCCCGGCTCCGCACCGAGGCTGTCGATCAGTTGCTGTTGTTCTGGCGCCGCCAGCAGCGGCAACTCGCTGAGGCGTTGGTGCGGATCGCTGATCAGCGCTTCGAGCAGATTGCGCCAATGGCAGGCCATGCGTGCAATGGTCGGTTCATCGAACAGATCAGTGCTGTAGGTCAGGCAGCAACCGAGGCGATGGTCGAGGTCGGTGACTTCAAGGTTGAGGTCGAACTTGGTCGCCCGCGCATCGTTGGCCAGGTACTCGACGGTCATCCCGGCGAGCAGGCGGCTTTGCTGGAACTCCCAGCGCTGCACATTGCACATGACCTGGAACAGCGGGTTGTACGCGGCGCTGCGCGGTGGCTGCTGGGCTTCGACCAGATGATCGAACGGCAGGTCCTGGTGCGACTGGCCCTCGATCACGGTATGGCGCACCTGCTCGAACAACTCACCCACCGACATCTGGCCGTCGAGCTGGCAACGCAGCACCTGGGTGTTGAGGAACGCGCCGATCAGCCCTTCGCTTTCCGGGCGGATACGGTTGGCCACCGGCGCACCGATGCGCAGGTCGGTCTGGCCACTGTAGCGGTAGAGCAAGGTGGCGAGCGCGGCGGTCATGGTCATGAACAGGGTCAGACCGTTTTGCGCATTGAAGGCACGGACACGGGCAGCGAGATCATCACTGAGGTCGAAACGGAACAGTTCGCCCTGGTGGCTTTGCACCGGCGGACGCGGACGGTCGCCGGGCAGCTCCAGCAGCGGATGTTCGCGTCCGAGTTGCGCGGTCCAGTAGTCGAGTTGGCGCTGACGTTCACCGGACTCCAGCCAGTTGCGCTGCCAGACGCTGTAATCAAGGTACTGCACCGGCAACGGCTCCAGCGGCGAGTCGCGGTCATCGACGAACGCTTCATACAACGCGCTGAGTTCGCGGGCGAAGATGTCCATCGCCCAGCCTTCGGTGACGATGTGGTGCAGGGTCAGGACAAAGTAGTGCTCATGTTCGGCGGTCTTCACCAGACAGGCGCGCAACAGCGGCCCGGTTTCCAGATCGAACGGCAGGTGCGCTTCGGCATCGGCCAGTTGCTGCACCTTCTGCTCACGCTGGTCAGCCGGCAGTTTCGAAAAATCCTTCCAGCCCATGCGTACGCCCGTCTCGGCATGCACCTGCTGCCGGGCCACGCCGTCGATGCTCGGGAAGGTGGTGCGCAGGGTTTCGTGGCGCAGGATCAATGCCTGCAACGCCGCCTCGAAACGCTCGACATGCAACACGCCACGCAGGCGCGCCATGCCGCCAACGTTGTACGCCGGGCTGTCCGGTTCCATCTGCCAGAGGAACCACATGCGCTGTTGCGAATAGGACAGCGGCACCGGTTGGCTGCGGTCGACTTTTGCAATCGGTGGCTGCTGGTTGGTCTTGCCGCTGGCCTGGATCAGGCGGATCTGCTCGGCAAAATCGCCAAGTTCGCTGTGTTCGAACAAGGCGCGCAGCGGCAACTCGACGTCACAGGCCTGACGGCTGCGCGAGATGATTTGCGTGGCCAGCAGCGAGTGCCCGCCGAGGGCGAAAAAGTCGTCGCGCAGACCGACTTGCGCCAGCCCCAGTACTTCGCGCCAGATCGCGGCGATCTGTTGTTCCAGCTCAGTGACCGGCTCGACATGCTCGCGGACTTGCCACTGCGGCTCGGGCAAGGCGCGACGGTCGAGTTTGCCGCTGGGGCTCAGGGGCATTTGTTCGAGACGCATCAGTTGCGCCGGAACCATGTATTCCGGCAGCTCGGCGGCCAATGCGGTGTTCAGACGGGCGATCAGTGCGTCCTGATCTTCGCTGCCATCGGCGGCAGTGAAATAGCCGATCAGTTGCGCGCCGGCAGCGGTTTCACGCACCAGCACCACGGCTTGGGCAACGCCTTCCTGAGCCAGCAGGCGCGCTTCGATTTCTTCCGGCTCGACACGGAAGCCACGCAGTTTGACCTGCTGATCGAGACGACCGAGGTATTCGATCACACCGTCCGAGGTCCACCGTGCGCGGTCACCGGTGCGGTACAAACGCGCGCCCTGCTCACCCAGCGGATCGACCACGAAACGCTCGGCAGTCAGCGCCGGGCGACCAAGGTAACCGCGAGCGAGACCGATGCCGCTGATGCACAGTTCACCCGGCACCCCGGCCGGCACCGGATTGAGATCGGCGTCGAGTACGCGGCAGATCACGTTGCCCAACGGCCGGCCGATCGGCGAACGCTCGCCATCAGCCGCTGTGCAGTGCCAGTGGGTGACATTGATCGCGGTTTCGGTCGGGCCATAACGGTTGTGCAATTGCACCGCCGGCAGTTGCGCCAACACGCGGTTGCGCAGTTCTGGCGGCAGCGCTTCACCACCGGAGAACAGCCGACGCAGGCTGGTGCATTCGGCGCTGAGCGGTTCGTCGATGAACAGCGAAAGCAGCGGCGGCACGAAGTGCAACGTCGTCACGCCATATTGCTGAACCAGTTGGGCGATGCGATGCGGATCGCGGTGCTCGCCCGGCGCGGCAATCAACAGCCGCGCGCCGGTGATCAGCGGCCAGAAGCACTCCCACACCGACACGTCGAAACTGATCGGGGCCTTTTGCATCAGCACGTCGGTTTCATCGAGGCCGTAGGTGCTTTGCATCCATTGCAGACGTTCGGCCAAGGCGGCGTGAGTGTTGCCGACGCCCTTCGGTTGGCCGGTGGAACCCGAGGTATAAATCACGTAGGCGAGGTTGTCGCCGTGCAGGTGCAGACCCGGCGCCTGACTCGGCCAGTTTTCCAGGTGCAGCGCGTCCATCGCGATCACACTGACGCCGTCGCGGGCCGGCAGACGGTCGAGCAATGCGGTCTGGGTCAGCAGCAGTTCGACACCGCTGTCGCTGAGCATGTAGGCCAGACGCTCGGCCGGGTAATCCGGGTCCAGCGGGACATAGGCACCGCCGGCCTTGAGAATCGCCAGCAGGCCGATCAGCAGTTGCGGTGAACGCTCGGCAGCAATCGCCACACATACGTCCGGGCCGACCCCTTTGTCGCGCAGGTAATGCGCGAGGCGGTTGGCCTGGGCGTGCAATTCGGCGAAATCGAGACTGCCGCCGTCCCACACCAGCGCAGTGCGTTCCGGGGTCTGCCGCGCCTGATCGTTGAGCCGCTCCGGCAGCCATTGTGGCGCCGGGGAGCATGGCGCGACGCTCCATGCCTGTTGCTGTTCGTGCTCGCACGGCGTGAGCAATTGCAGGTCGCCGATCGCCTGTTGCGGCTGCTCGCAGACGGCGCGCAGCAGGTTGCTGAAGTGTTCGGCCAGACGCTCGATGGTCGCCGCTTCGAACAACTCGTCGGCGTAGTCGAAGGACAAAGTCAGGCGCCCGTTGCGATCCTCTTCGCTGTGCAGTTGCAGGTCGAACTTGGCCTCGCGGCTGTGCCACGGCAATTCTTCGGCGAGCAGCCCCGGCAAGCGTTTCAGCGCGCCGAGATCGCGTTGCTGGTGGTTGAACATCACCTGGAACAGGCCGTGTTCGCGAGCCTGCGGGAAGGCTTCGAGCAGTTGTTCGAACGGCAAGTCCTGATGGGCTTGAGCGCCGAGCGTGGCCTCGCGGGTCTGCGTCAGTAACTCGACAAACGACAGGTGCGAATCGACCTCGGCACGCAGCACCTGGGTGTTGATGAAGAAGCCGATCAGGCCTTGGGTTTCCAGGCGCGGACGGTTGGCATTGGGCACGCCGATGCGAATGTCGCGCTGACCGCTGTAGCGGTGCAGCAGGCTCTGCAAGGCCGCGAGCAACAGCATGAACGGCGTCGATTGGTGGGCCTGGGCGGTCTGTTTGATCGCATCGCTGAGGCTGACGCCGAGGCGCACGCTGTGGCGGGCGGCGCTGTGCAATTGTCTGGCCGAGCGAGGATGATCGGTGGCCAGTTCCAGCACCGGTTGTTCGTCGCCCAGTTGTGCTTTCCAGTACGCCAGTTGTCGCTCGCCCTCGCCTTGCGCCAGCCATTGGCGCTGCCAGTTGCCGTAGTCGGCGTATTGGGTCGGCAGCGGCGCAAGGTCGGCGCGCTGGCCTTGGGTGGCAGCAGCGTACAGGCGCGAGAACTCGTCGATCAGCAGGTTCAGCGACCAGCCGTCGGCGATGATGTGGTGCAGCGTCACCAGCAGTTGATGATCTTCGTCGCCGAGCCGCACCAGCGTCACCCACAGCAGCGGGCCTTTTTCCAGGTCGAACCGGGTGCGCGCTGCGTCTTCACGGATCTGTTGCGCGCGGGCTTCACGCTCGTGGGCTGGCAGGTCGCTGATGTCGATCAATTGCAGATTGAATTCAGTCGCCGCCTCGACCTGTTGCAGGGCCACGCCGTCGCGTTCGAAAAAGCGCGTGCGCAGCGATTCGTGGCGTTCGATCAGTTGCTGGAAGCTGGCGCGCACGGCGTCCTGGTCCAGTTCGCCGCGCAGACGCAGGGCACCGGGAATGTTGTAGGCGCTGCTGTGCGGGTCGAGCTGCCAAGTGATCCACAGACGGTTTTGTGCCAGGGATTGCGCGATTGGCTCGCTGCGCGAGAGCGTGTTGATTTGCCCTTGAGCGCTGCCGCCGTCCTGTTGCTGTTGCGCCACGGCGGCGGCAAATGCGCACAGGGTCGGCGCCTCGAACAGCAAGCGCAGATTCAGCTCCAGCGACAGCGCTTCACGCACCCGGGCAATCACTTGCGTGGCGGCGATGGAATTACCGCCGAGCAGGAAAAAGTGGTCGTCGGCGTTGACCTGTTGCACGTTGAGCTGCTCGGCCCAGATCCTGCCGATCAGGGCTTCGAGTTCGTTGGTTTGCACGGCTGATTCGACGCTGGAGGCGTGCGCGGACGGGAACAGCGCATAGCTGTCGAGGCTGCCGTCGGCCAGACGATTGCGGCAGGCGGAACGTTGCAGCTTGCCGCTGGAGGTCTTCGGCAAGGCGCCCGGATTGAGCAGCACCACCACGCTCGGCGCTTCCTGATAAGCCTCGGCCACCGCTTGGCGAATGGCTTTGATCAGCGCTTCGGGCGGGAGAATTTTCTGCACGCTGCGGCTGATTTCCGCGGCGATGCCGATGCCTTCCTCGCCGTCCTGAGAAACCGCAAATGCCGCGACCCGGCCCTTGCGCACCACCTCGACTTCGCGCTCGATGGTTTGCTCGATGTCCTGCGGATACAGGTTGTGACCGCGCACGATGAGCATGTCTTTCAGACGCCCGGTGATGAACAGTTCACCATCGCGAACGAAGCCCAGATCGCCGGTGCGCAGCCAGGTCTGGCCGGCGTGCTGGACGAAAGTCCTGGCGCTGGCTTCGGGGTTGCGCCAGTAACCGCGGGCGATGCTCGGGCCCGCAGCCCAGACTTCGCCGACGGCGTTGTCAGCCAGCTCCTGTAGCGTGACCGGGTCGGCGATCAGCACCG encodes:
- a CDS encoding non-ribosomal peptide synthetase yields the protein MTDAFELPSTLVQALQRRAALTPDQLALRFLAENPEQAVVLSYRELDQRARSIAAALQAEAEFGDRAVLLFPSGPDYVAAFFGCLYAGVIAVPAYPPESTRRHHQERLLSIIADAEPRLLLTSADLRDALQQIDGAPPLLCVDTLDSALAERWVEPTLPPEHIAFLQYTSGSTALPKGVQVSHGNLVANELLIRHGFGIDVNPDDVIVSWLPLYHDMGLIGGLLQPIFSGVPCILMSPAYFLGRPLRWLEAISQYGGTISGGPDFAYRLCSERVSESALERLDLSRWRVAYSGSEPIRLDTLERFAEKFTACGFSEDSFMASYGLAEATLFVAGTARGTGIPALRVDDQALAQNRAEPGDGSPIMSCGISQPEHAVLIADPVTLQELADNAVGEVWAAGPSIARGYWRNPEASARTFVQHAGQTWLRTGDLGFVRDGELFITGRLKDMLIVRGHNLYPQDIEQTIEREVEVVRKGRVAAFAVSQDGEEGIGIAAEISRSVQKILPPEALIKAIRQAVAEAYQEAPSVVVLLNPGALPKTSSGKLQRSACRNRLADGSLDSYALFPSAHASSVESAVQTNELEALIGRIWAEQLNVQQVNADDHFFLLGGNSIAATQVIARVREALSLELNLRLLFEAPTLCAFAAAVAQQQQDGGSAQGQINTLSRSEPIAQSLAQNRLWITWQLDPHSSAYNIPGALRLRGELDQDAVRASFQQLIERHESLRTRFFERDGVALQQVEAATEFNLQLIDISDLPAHEREARAQQIREDAARTRFDLEKGPLLWVTLVRLGDEDHQLLVTLHHIIADGWSLNLLIDEFSRLYAAATQGQRADLAPLPTQYADYGNWQRQWLAQGEGERQLAYWKAQLGDEQPVLELATDHPRSARQLHSAARHSVRLGVSLSDAIKQTAQAHQSTPFMLLLAALQSLLHRYSGQRDIRIGVPNANRPRLETQGLIGFFINTQVLRAEVDSHLSFVELLTQTREATLGAQAHQDLPFEQLLEAFPQAREHGLFQVMFNHQQRDLGALKRLPGLLAEELPWHSREAKFDLQLHSEEDRNGRLTLSFDYADELFEAATIERLAEHFSNLLRAVCEQPQQAIGDLQLLTPCEHEQQQAWSVAPCSPAPQWLPERLNDQARQTPERTALVWDGGSLDFAELHAQANRLAHYLRDKGVGPDVCVAIAAERSPQLLIGLLAILKAGGAYVPLDPDYPAERLAYMLSDSGVELLLTQTALLDRLPARDGVSVIAMDALHLENWPSQAPGLHLHGDNLAYVIYTSGSTGQPKGVGNTHAALAERLQWMQSTYGLDETDVLMQKAPISFDVSVWECFWPLITGARLLIAAPGEHRDPHRIAQLVQQYGVTTLHFVPPLLSLFIDEPLSAECTSLRRLFSGGEALPPELRNRVLAQLPAVQLHNRYGPTETAINVTHWHCTAADGERSPIGRPLGNVICRVLDADLNPVPAGVPGELCISGIGLARGYLGRPALTAERFVVDPLGEQGARLYRTGDRARWTSDGVIEYLGRLDQQVKLRGFRVEPEEIEARLLAQEGVAQAVVLVRETAAGAQLIGYFTAADGSEDQDALIARLNTALAAELPEYMVPAQLMRLEQMPLSPSGKLDRRALPEPQWQVREHVEPVTELEQQIAAIWREVLGLAQVGLRDDFFALGGHSLLATQIISRSRQACDVELPLRALFEHSELGDFAEQIRLIQASGKTNQQPPIAKVDRSQPVPLSYSQQRMWFLWQMEPDSPAYNVGGMARLRGVLHVERFEAALQALILRHETLRTTFPSIDGVARQQVHAETGVRMGWKDFSKLPADQREQKVQQLADAEAHLPFDLETGPLLRACLVKTAEHEHYFVLTLHHIVTEGWAMDIFARELSALYEAFVDDRDSPLEPLPVQYLDYSVWQRNWLESGERQRQLDYWTAQLGREHPLLELPGDRPRPPVQSHQGELFRFDLSDDLAARVRAFNAQNGLTLFMTMTAALATLLYRYSGQTDLRIGAPVANRIRPESEGLIGAFLNTQVLRCQLDGQMSVGELFEQVRHTVIEGQSHQDLPFDHLVEAQQPPRSAAYNPLFQVMCNVQRWEFQQSRLLAGMTVEYLANDARATKFDLNLEVTDLDHRLGCCLTYSTDLFDEPTIARMACHWRNLLEALISDPHQRLSELPLLAAPEQQQLIDSLGAEPGEHRLDQCIHHLFAEQALARKDAPALTFAGQTLSYAELDARANRLAWALRERGVGPQVRVGLALERSLEMVVGLLAILKAGGAYVPLDPEYPLDRLHYMIEDSRIGLLLSDRAMFNALGDLPPSVARWSLEEDSPALAGYPATELPLISLPQHQAYLIYTSGSTGKPKGVVVSHGEIAMHCQAVITRFGMRPDDCELHFYSINFDAATERLLVPLLSGAQVVLRAQGQWDAEEICGLIRRHKINVLGFTPSYGSQLAQFLATQNQTLPVRMIITGGEALTGEHLQRIRAAFKPSLFFNAYGPTETVVMPLASLAPEVLEEGAGSVPIGSVIGDRLAYILDADLALVPQGATGELFVGGAGLAQGYHDRPGITAERFVADPFAANGGRMYRTGDLVRQRADGLVEYLGRIDHQVKIRGFRIELGEIETRLLDHASIREAVVLALDAPSGKQLVAYLVSEVAEQGEVQQAELRDALKAHLKAQLPDYMVPTHLILLARMPLTANGKLDRRALPAPDPELNRQDYVAPSNELEQALAQIWCEVLNVKQVGLNDNFFELGGDSILSIQVVSRARQQGIHFSPRDLFQHQTVQTLAGVASRSEQVTAEQGLVSGDSALTPIQHWFFDTEIPERQHWNQALLLEPSVALEPQRLEQALLAVIEQHDALRLRFTQANDQWQATHQPVSDANVLWQVRVPAMEQCQALYADAQRSLELQHGPLLRALLVDGPEGQQRLFIAIHHLVVDGVSWRVLLDDLQTVYRQLDAEQAVKLPAKTSAFKDWTARLQAYAGSESLREELNWWQTQLAGPSADLPCENPQGGRQNRHAQTVSVHLDAERTQQLLQQAPRAYRTQVNDLLLTALARVLCRWSGQPSALIQLEGHGRETLFDEIDLTRTVGWFTSAYPLRLTPHNIEEAAGQGASIKAIKEQLRAVPHKGLGYGVLRYLADDLSQRSMAALPNAPVTFNYLGQFDQSFGSDALFRPLDEPVGAAHDPQAPLPNELSIDSQVYGGELLLRWTFSAERYDAQTIVDLADAYLGELQSLIAHCLQDTAGGLTPSDFPLAKLTQAQLDALPVPAAHIEDVYPLTPMQEGMLLHTLLEPGTGLYYMQDRYRINSELDPERFAQAWQAVVARHEALRASFCWNVGEDMLQVIHSPGRTPIEYLDWSTVAEDEQEPKLQALLKSERETGFDLLNQAPFHLRLIKVGAARYWFMMSNHHILIDAWCRSLLMNDFFEIYTALGEGREAQLSVPPRYRDYIGWLQRQSLAEARQWWQQNLQGFERTTPIPSDRPFLREHAGESGGMIVGDCYTRLKVEDGARLRELAQAHQLTVNTFAQAAWALVLRRLSGDRDVLFGVTVAGRPVDMPEMQRTVGLFINSIALRVKMPEDDQRSSVRQWLSALLDSNMQLREYEYLPLVNIQEQSELPKGQPLFDSLFVFENAPVEVSVLDRAQSLNATSDSGRTHTNFPLTAVCYPGDDLGLHLSYDQRYFDESTIERMLGEFKRLLLALVDGFHGDMAELPLLGREEQDFLLHGCNQSAHDYPLEQSYVALFEAQVAAHPQRIAATCLDQQLSYAELNHNANRLGHALVAAGLQMDQPVALLAERNLDLLGMIIGSFKAGGGYLPLDPGLPGQRLQRILELSRAPVLVCSAACQAQAQALLDEFSCANRPRLLVWETLQAQTTSVENPGIHSGPDNLAYVIYTSGSTGLPKGVMVEQRGMLNNQLSKRPYLDLSDADVIAQTASQSFDISVWQFLAAPLFGARVDIVPNTIAHDPQGLLVHVQAQGITVLESVPSLIQGMLASERLSLDGLRWMLPTGEAMPPELAHQWLLRYPQIGLVNAYGPAECSDDVAFFRVDLASTRGSYLPIGTPTDNNLLYLVDGALELVPLGAVGELCVAGTGVGRGYVSDPLRTAPVFVPNPFGAPGERLYRTGDLARRRSDGVLEYVGRVDHQVKIRGYRIELGEIEARLHEQPEVRDAAVGVQEGVNGKHLVGYLVAADSALNPSERLERIKQRLRSELPEYMVPLHWLWLDQLPHNANGKLDRKALPALEIGQLQSADYLAPRNELEQTLADIWAEVLKVDKVGVRDNFFELGGHSLLATQIASRVQKTLQRDVPLRAMFECSTVQELAEYIEGLAASDITEDKVDRLNDLMAELEGL